A genomic window from Blastococcus saxobsidens DD2 includes:
- a CDS encoding VOC family protein, whose amino-acid sequence MEILSSRILLRPSDPRRSQSFYRDVLGLAVYREFGPAEQPGVVFFLGSGLLEVSGQSQQSSPGLALWLQVRDVAAEHHRLAAADVTVTQPPRLEPWGLVEMWIEDPDGVRIALVEVPDDHPLRRDQR is encoded by the coding sequence ATGGAGATACTGAGCAGCCGCATCCTGCTGCGACCGTCGGATCCGCGACGCTCACAGTCCTTCTATCGCGACGTCCTCGGGCTGGCGGTATATCGCGAGTTCGGCCCAGCGGAGCAGCCGGGAGTGGTCTTCTTCCTGGGGAGCGGGCTGCTGGAGGTGTCCGGTCAGTCACAGCAGAGCTCTCCGGGCCTGGCACTGTGGCTGCAGGTCCGTGACGTCGCCGCTGAGCACCATCGACTTGCGGCGGCCGACGTGACCGTCACACAGCCGCCCCGGCTGGAGCCATGGGGGCTGGTCGAGATGTGGATCGAAGATCCCGACGGCGTTCGGATTGCTCTGGTCGAGGTCCCCGACGACCATCCCCTGCGTCGGGACCAGCGCTGA
- a CDS encoding ATP-dependent helicase, with amino-acid sequence MSRGPDDGQLSFDDLLAGTPAEQPAPRRVLTPAEVAARCGLSYAPSDEQAGVVSAPADRPLVVVAGAGSGKTETMAARVSYLVANRIVEPEAILGLTFTRKAASELNERIRLRLGALARHPDTEPDLRERLAIAQPTVATYHGYAAALVAEHGLRIGIEPGAGVLGPAMCWGQATTAVAAWTGDMSDVPLSLLTTVEDVLALAAEMGEHDVTPAALRTWTARLEQQIAGYPDAPKKKGVYAAVAEMLARQRARVALLPLVEAFEARKRAMGSIDYADQVSYAARIAVASPEVGRRERTRWKVVLLDEYQDTSVGQLRMLEALFGGDSGHPVLAVGDPRQSIYGWRGASAGTIERFARTFPGKPGRRAERLTLATSWRNDEAVLAVANAVSGMLPEPAHPLPDLAPAPTAGRGSVTVGLYETVADETVALADRLAQAWHSGLGDTGRPEWAPEGSAQGRRSGSAEHGDGTWPRCGREDREVQSPPSMAVLVRTRKQLPGIAAALRERGLPVEVVGLGGLLEVPEVSDVVATLTVLVDPTAGDAMGRLLTGARWRIGPRDLAALEARARALVHSRRPARPAEGEPADPAAPEPPQERGSIVEALDDLGDAEQYSPAGYRRLRRLGGELAYLRGRIGESLPDLVDEVARTLGLETELASAPGVSPAGARAHLDALHGVAAEFTELAELPSLPAFLGYLRDAEERERGLEPGEVAVNPEAVQLLTGHSAKGLEWDVVAVPGMTVDQFPARSNASDSWIKDSGAVPVDLRLTDREELPRMRLPVPGSGDQAVVRDALEEYVEDWKDFGRDEEIRLGYVAVTRAKRLLLCSGSWWRDGIKPCGPSSLLHTAKEACEAGAGSVVHWAPAPEDGATNPALEEWPVGQWPADPLSEPRRRALTAAAQLVEGAAPHPLDPELALGEPDELVASWVRDADLLLRERAVAASPTVEVPLPSHLSVSALVTLRRDPGELARRLRRPMPAAPAPQARRGTAFHAWLEERFGAARLVDLDELPGSGDELAAPDDQLEELRAAFLGSEWADRQPLEVEVPFETPLGPLTLRGRIDAVFQREDGGYEVIDWKTGPPPTGGDLAAAGVQLAAYRLGWSRLTGVPVERVSAGFHHVAAKETIRPVDLLDEAGLLALVTGTG; translated from the coding sequence ATGAGCCGCGGACCCGACGACGGGCAGCTCTCCTTCGACGACCTGCTCGCCGGCACCCCGGCCGAGCAGCCGGCCCCGCGCCGCGTGCTCACCCCGGCCGAGGTCGCCGCGCGCTGCGGGCTCTCCTACGCGCCGTCCGACGAGCAGGCCGGAGTGGTGTCGGCACCGGCCGACCGGCCGCTGGTCGTCGTCGCCGGGGCCGGATCGGGCAAGACGGAGACGATGGCCGCGCGGGTGTCGTACCTGGTGGCCAACCGGATCGTCGAACCCGAGGCGATCCTCGGCCTCACCTTCACCCGCAAGGCCGCCAGCGAGCTCAACGAGCGGATCCGGCTGCGGCTGGGTGCGCTCGCCCGCCACCCGGACACCGAGCCGGACCTACGGGAACGGCTGGCGATCGCCCAGCCCACGGTGGCGACCTACCACGGGTACGCGGCGGCGCTGGTCGCCGAGCACGGGCTCCGGATCGGCATCGAACCCGGCGCGGGCGTCCTCGGCCCGGCCATGTGCTGGGGTCAGGCCACGACGGCGGTGGCCGCCTGGACCGGCGACATGTCCGACGTCCCGCTCTCGCTGCTCACCACCGTCGAGGACGTGCTGGCGCTGGCCGCCGAGATGGGCGAGCACGACGTCACTCCCGCCGCCCTGCGCACCTGGACGGCGCGGCTCGAGCAGCAGATCGCCGGCTACCCCGACGCCCCGAAGAAGAAGGGGGTCTACGCCGCGGTCGCCGAGATGCTCGCCCGGCAGCGGGCCCGGGTGGCGCTGCTGCCGCTGGTCGAGGCGTTCGAGGCGCGCAAGCGGGCGATGGGCTCGATCGACTATGCCGACCAGGTGTCCTACGCCGCGCGGATCGCCGTCGCCTCCCCGGAGGTGGGCCGGCGGGAGCGCACCCGCTGGAAGGTGGTCCTGCTCGACGAGTACCAGGACACCAGCGTCGGCCAGCTGCGGATGCTCGAGGCGCTCTTCGGCGGCGACAGCGGCCACCCGGTGCTGGCCGTCGGCGACCCCCGGCAGTCCATCTACGGGTGGCGCGGAGCGTCGGCCGGCACGATCGAGCGGTTCGCCCGCACCTTCCCCGGCAAGCCGGGCCGCCGGGCCGAGCGGCTGACCCTGGCCACCAGCTGGCGCAACGACGAGGCGGTGCTGGCCGTCGCCAACGCCGTCTCCGGGATGCTGCCGGAGCCGGCCCACCCGCTGCCCGACCTGGCACCGGCGCCCACCGCCGGACGTGGCTCGGTGACCGTCGGGTTGTACGAGACCGTCGCCGACGAGACCGTCGCGCTGGCCGACCGGTTGGCGCAGGCCTGGCATTCAGGACTCGGGGATACCGGTCGTCCCGAGTGGGCCCCGGAGGGGTCCGCGCAGGGACGACGCAGCGGCTCCGCTGAGCACGGGGACGGCACCTGGCCGCGGTGCGGTCGGGAGGACCGCGAGGTGCAGAGCCCGCCGTCGATGGCGGTGCTGGTGCGCACCCGCAAGCAGCTGCCGGGGATCGCCGCGGCGCTGCGCGAGCGCGGGCTGCCCGTCGAGGTGGTGGGCCTCGGCGGGCTGCTCGAGGTGCCCGAGGTCTCCGACGTGGTCGCCACCCTCACCGTGCTCGTCGACCCGACCGCCGGGGACGCCATGGGCCGGCTGCTGACCGGGGCGCGCTGGCGGATCGGCCCGCGTGACCTCGCGGCACTCGAGGCGCGGGCCCGGGCACTGGTGCACTCCCGCAGGCCCGCCCGCCCGGCGGAGGGCGAGCCCGCGGACCCGGCAGCGCCCGAGCCCCCGCAGGAACGCGGCAGCATCGTGGAGGCGCTGGACGACCTCGGGGACGCCGAGCAGTACTCACCCGCCGGCTACCGCCGGCTGCGCCGGCTGGGCGGCGAGCTCGCGTACCTGCGCGGCCGGATCGGGGAGTCGCTGCCCGACCTGGTCGACGAGGTGGCCCGCACGCTGGGGCTGGAGACCGAGCTGGCCAGCGCCCCCGGGGTCAGCCCGGCCGGGGCGCGGGCGCACCTGGATGCGCTGCACGGGGTGGCCGCGGAGTTCACCGAGCTGGCCGAACTGCCGTCGCTGCCGGCGTTCCTGGGATACCTGCGCGACGCCGAGGAGCGGGAGCGCGGTTTGGAGCCGGGGGAGGTGGCGGTCAACCCGGAGGCCGTCCAGCTGCTCACCGGACACTCCGCCAAGGGGCTGGAGTGGGACGTCGTCGCCGTGCCGGGGATGACCGTCGACCAGTTCCCGGCGCGGTCCAACGCCAGCGACTCCTGGATCAAGGACTCGGGCGCCGTCCCGGTCGACCTGCGGCTGACCGACCGCGAGGAGCTGCCCAGGATGCGGCTGCCCGTGCCCGGGTCCGGGGACCAGGCGGTGGTGCGCGATGCGCTGGAGGAGTACGTCGAGGACTGGAAGGACTTCGGCCGGGACGAGGAGATCCGGCTGGGGTACGTCGCCGTCACGCGCGCCAAGCGGCTGCTGCTGTGCTCGGGCAGCTGGTGGCGCGACGGGATCAAGCCGTGCGGGCCGTCGTCCCTGCTGCACACCGCCAAGGAGGCCTGCGAGGCCGGCGCCGGCAGCGTCGTGCACTGGGCGCCCGCACCCGAGGACGGCGCGACCAACCCGGCGCTGGAGGAGTGGCCGGTCGGTCAGTGGCCGGCCGACCCGCTGTCGGAGCCGCGCCGTCGCGCCCTGACCGCGGCGGCCCAGCTGGTCGAGGGCGCCGCGCCGCACCCGCTGGATCCGGAGCTCGCCCTCGGCGAACCGGACGAGCTCGTCGCCTCCTGGGTGCGCGATGCCGACCTGCTGCTCCGCGAACGCGCGGTCGCGGCGAGCCCCACGGTCGAGGTGCCGCTGCCCTCGCACCTGTCGGTCTCGGCGCTGGTCACGTTGCGCCGCGACCCCGGTGAACTGGCCCGGCGGCTGCGCCGCCCGATGCCCGCCGCACCCGCACCACAGGCCCGGCGGGGCACCGCGTTCCACGCCTGGCTGGAGGAGCGGTTCGGTGCCGCGCGGCTGGTCGACCTCGACGAGCTGCCCGGCTCCGGTGACGAGCTGGCTGCGCCCGACGACCAGCTGGAGGAGCTGCGCGCGGCGTTCCTCGGCAGCGAGTGGGCCGACCGCCAGCCGCTCGAGGTCGAGGTGCCGTTCGAGACCCCCCTCGGCCCGCTGACCCTGCGGGGCCGGATCGACGCCGTCTTCCAGCGCGAGGACGGCGGCTACGAGGTCATCGACTGGAAGACCGGGCCACCGCCGACCGGTGGCGACCTCGCCGCGGCGGGGGTGCAGCTGGCCGCCTACCGGCTGGGCTGGTCACGGCTGACCGGGGTGCCGGTCGAGCGGGTCAGCGCCGGCTTCCACCACGTGGCCGCCAAGGAGACGATCCGACCGGTCGACCTCCTGGATGAGGCCGGCCTGCTGGCCCTGGTCACCGGGACGGGCTGA